One Lepus europaeus isolate LE1 chromosome 7, mLepTim1.pri, whole genome shotgun sequence DNA segment encodes these proteins:
- the CLP1 gene encoding polyribonucleotide 5'-hydroxyl-kinase Clp1, with amino-acid sequence MGEETNDDKKPTTKFELERETELRFEVEASQSVQLELLTGMAEIFGTELTRNKKFTFDTGAKVAVFTWHGCSLQLSGRTEVAYVSKDTPMLLYLNTHTALEQMRRQAEKEEERGPRVMVVGPTDVGKSTVCRLLLNYAVRLGRRPTYVELDVGQGSVSIPGTMGALYIERPADVEEGFSIQAPLVYHFGSTTPGTNIKLYNKITSRLADVFNQRCEVNRRASVSGCVINTCGWVKGSGYQALVHAASAFEVDVVVVLDQERLYNELKRDLPHFVRTVLLPKSGGVVERSKDFRRECRDERIREYFYGFRGCFYPHAFNVKFSDVKIYKVGAPTIPDSCLPLGMSQEDNQLKLVPVTPGRDMVHHLLSVSTAEGTEENLSETSVAGFIVVTSVDLEHQVFTVLSPAPRPLPKNFLLIMDIRFMDLK; translated from the exons ATGGGAGAGGAGACCAATGATGACAAGAAGCCGACGACGAAATTCGAACTCGAGCGAGAAACAGAGCTCCGCTTTGAGGTGGAAGCCTCTCAGTCGGTTCAGCTGGAGCTGTTGACTGGCATGGCAGAGATCTTTGGCACGGAGCTGACCCGAAACAAGAAATTCACCTTCGACACTGGGGCCAAGGTGGCCGTCTTCACTTGGCATGGGTGTTCTCTGCAGCTGAGCGGCCGCACGGAGGTGGCCTATGTCTCCAAGGATACCCCCATGTTGCTTTACCTCAACACTCACACAGCCCTGGAGCAGATGCGGAGGCAGGCGGAGAAGGAAGAAGAGCGAGGTCCCCGAGTGATGGTTGTGGGCCCCACCGACGTGGGCAAGTCCACGGTGTGCCGCCTGCTGCTCAACTACGCCGTGCGTTTGGGCCGCCGTCCCACTTACGTGGAGCTGGACGTGGGCCAGGGTTCTGTGTCCATCCCCGGCACCATGGGGGCGCTCTACATTGAGCGGCCAGCGGATGTGGAAGAGGGTTTCTCTATCCAGGCCCCTCTGGTGTATCATTTTGGCTCCACCACGCCTGGCACCAACATCAAGCTGTATAATAAG ATTACATCTCGATTAGCAGATGTGTTCAACCAGAGGTGTGAGGTCAACCGAAGAGCATCTGTGAGTGGCTGCGTCATTAACACCTGTGGCTGGGTCAAGGGCTCTGGTTACCAGGCCCTGGTACATGCAGCTTCAGCATTTGAGGTGGATGTAGTTGTGGTGCTGGATCAAGAACGACTGTACAATGAACTGAAACGCGACCTGCCCCACTTTGTACGCACAGTACTGCTCCCTAAATCAGGGGGCGTGGTGGAGCGCTCCAAAGATTTCAGGCGGGAATGCAGGGACGAGCGTATCCGTGAGTACTTCTATGGATTCCGAGGCTGCTTCTATCCCCACGCCTTCAACGTGAAGTTTTCAGATGTGAAAATCTACAAAGTAGGGGCACCCACCATCCCAGATTCCTGTCTGCCTTTGGGCATGTCCCAGGAGGACAATCAGCTCAAGCTAGTGCCCGTCACGCCTGGCCGAGATATGGTGCACCACCTTCTGAGTGTGAGCACTGCGGAGGGCACAGAGGAGAACCTTTCCGAGACCAGCGTGGCCGGGTTCATTGTGGTGACCAGTGTGGACCTGGAGCATCAGGTGTTTACTGTCCTTTCTCCTGCCCCCCGCCCACTGCCCAAGAACTTCCTCCTCATCATGGATATCCGGTTCATGGATCTTAAGTAG
- the YPEL4 gene encoding protein yippee-like 4: MPSCDPGPAPACLPTKTFRSYLPRCHRTYSCVHCRAHLAKHDELISKSFQGSHGRAYLFNSVVNVGCGPAEQRLLLTGLHSVADIFCESCKTTLGWKYEQAFETSQKYKEGKYIIEMSHMVKDNGWD, translated from the exons ATGCCCAGctgtgaccctggcccagcccctgcctgcctccccaccaAAACCTTCCGCAGCTACCTGCCCCGCTGCCACCGTACTTACAGCTGTGTCCACTGCCGTGCACATCTGGCCAAACACGATGAGCTTATTTCCAAG TCCTTCCAAGGGAGCCACGGCCGAGCCTACCTGTTTAACTCCGT GGTCAACGTGGGTTGTGGGCCAGCCGAACAGCGCCTCCTGCTCACGGGGCTCCACTCGGTAGCTGACATCTTCTGCGAGAGCTGCAAAACCACACTGGGTTGGAAATAT GAACAAGCTTTTGAGACGAGCCAGAAGTACAAGGAAGGGAAGTACATCATTGAAATGTCACACATGGTGAAAGACAACGGCTGGGACTGA
- the LOC133763622 gene encoding basic proline-rich protein-like gives MSFNSGNGVDPHQGRSPRRQGPPRLRERAAEGRGRKGRRLGARLRRPQSGAGRPGTHRPRAPAAPEPSPDSPAVSGAHGSLPRSDDPARKVTLPSHLTGPALPVPHRGRRPRYSPPERRPSPPPSLSPPPPGSAVRPLRGSARPPHAPRPPRSRALPPGDARQRAGARPLRSVPGREPSQRSHWLPGPGARDVSRWARFSHSCGSRRRARPCSLSHSPTAPTPSPLWGVRANRGDRGDLAV, from the exons ATGTCGTTCAACAGTGGCAACGGCGTGGATCCACATCA AGGACGGAGTCCACGGCGGCAGGGCCCACCGAGGCTGAGGGAGCGGGCGGCGGAGGGCCGGGGGCGGAAGGGGCGGCGGCTGGGTGCCAGGCTCCGAAGACCGCAGTCCGGAGCCGGGCGGCCCGGCACTCACCGGCCCCGAGCCCCGGCCGCCCCGGAGCCCAGCCCCGACTCGCCGGCCGTTTCAGGGGCCCACGGGTCCCTGCCGCGGTCGGATGACCCGGCCCGGA AGGtcactctcccctcccacctcacTGGCCCGGCACTTCCGGTTCCGCACAGGGGCCGGCGTCCCCGGTACTCACCCCCGGAGCGGCGCCCGTCACCGCCGCCGTCGTTGTCACCGCCGCCTCCCGGCAGTGCCGTCCGGCCTCTGAGAGGCAGCGCGCGGCCCCCGCACGCTCCACGCCCGCCCCGCTCCCGCGCGCTCCCGCCTGGCGACGCTCGTCAGCGAGCCGGCGCGCGGCCGTTGCGCTCAGTGCCGGGTCGCGAGCCCTCCCAGCGTTCCCATTGGCTCCCTGGCCCGGGCGCGCGCGACGTCTCGCGCTGGGCACGTTTCTCTCATTCATGCGGCTCACGCCGTCGCGCCCGCCcctgctcactctcccattcacccacagcccccaccccgtcTCCGCTCTGGGGCGTGCGCGCGAACCGCGGCGACCGCGGCGACCTCGCCGTCTGA